The genomic window CTATCTGCAAGCTGTGCCGTACCTGGATCGCCTCGACTACGTGGCGCCCATGAACCAGGAACACGCCTTCGCGATGGCCGTTGAACGCCTGCACGGCATTACGGTTCCCAAGCGTGGGCAGCTCATTCGAGTGCTGTACAGCGAGATTGGCCGGTTGCTGTCACACATCCTCAACATCACGGCACAGGCGCTGGATGTGGGCGCGATGACGCCGATCGTTTGGGGTTTCGAAGAGCGCGAGCGCTTGATGGTGTTTTACGAACGCGCATCAGGCAGCCGCATGCATGCAGCGTATTTCCGTCCAGGTGGCGTACATCAAGACCTGCCCAACGAGTTGCTGGATGACATTATGGTCTTTTGCGACGAGTTTCCGCAGGTTATGAATGACATTGAAGCATTGCTGACGGGCAACCGCATTTTCAAACAGCGCAATGTTGATATCGGGGTGGTCACCAAAGAAGACGCGCTTGCGTGGGGTTTCTCCGGCGTGATGGTTCGTGGGTCCGGCATGGCATGGGACCTGCGCAGGTCACAACCTTACGAGTGTTACTCAGAGCTCGAGTTCGACATTCCCGTCGGCAAGAATGGCGATTGCTATGATCGGTATCTTTGCCGCGTCGAGGAATGCCATCAATCCGTCCGCATCATGAAGCAGTGCCTGGAAAAGCTGCGTAGTCCGGAAGGTACGGGACCGGTCTCATCGACCGACGGCAAGATTGTGCCGCCCAAACGCGGCGAGATGAAGCGCTCCATGGAAGCGCTGATCCATCACTTCAAGCTCTATACTGAGGGCTATCATGTGCCTGCCGGTGAGGTGTATTCAGCGGTAGAGGCACCCAAGGGTGAATTCGGCGTATTCCTGGTTTCTGATGGGTCCAATAAGCCTTACCGGTGCAAATTGCGCGCGCCTGGCTTTTCGCATCTGCATGCGATGGATCATTTGTGTAAGGGCCACATGCTGGCGGACGTGTCTGCCATTCTAGGCTCCCTTGATATTGTGTTTGGCGAGGTGGACCGATGAGCGTCCGGCGGCTGGATCCCAACCAGCCTGAAAGTTTTGCGTTCACTCCAGAAAACCTGGAGTGGGCAAAGAAGACTATTGCGAAGTATCCTGACGGTCGTCAGGCG from Candidatus Phaeomarinobacter ectocarpi includes these protein-coding regions:
- a CDS encoding NADH-quinone oxidoreductase subunit D encodes the protein MNIAPTNVSPGDDANKTDNITINFGPQHPAAHGVLRLVLEMDGEVVERVDPHIGLLHRGTEKLMEQKTYLQAVPYLDRLDYVAPMNQEHAFAMAVERLHGITVPKRGQLIRVLYSEIGRLLSHILNITAQALDVGAMTPIVWGFEERERLMVFYERASGSRMHAAYFRPGGVHQDLPNELLDDIMVFCDEFPQVMNDIEALLTGNRIFKQRNVDIGVVTKEDALAWGFSGVMVRGSGMAWDLRRSQPYECYSELEFDIPVGKNGDCYDRYLCRVEECHQSVRIMKQCLEKLRSPEGTGPVSSTDGKIVPPKRGEMKRSMEALIHHFKLYTEGYHVPAGEVYSAVEAPKGEFGVFLVSDGSNKPYRCKLRAPGFSHLHAMDHLCKGHMLADVSAILGSLDIVFGEVDR